A window of Ruminiclostridium herbifermentans genomic DNA:
TGAGTTTTCACTGGCTAAAACTCCCTGTACTAATCTGCTTACGCAATCAATGAGTACCATAGCTGGCAATTCTCCACCTGTTAAAACATAATCACCAATAGAAATTTCCTCATCGACAATCTCTTCAATAATTCTTTCATCTATGCCCTCATAGTGACCACATAACAATATTAAATGCTCTTCTGTTGACAATTCCTTTGCAATTTTTTGATTCAAAACCCTGCCTTGAGGACTCATATATATAACTTTTGGTTTAACTGTCATATCCTTAGTTATATCATTGTAGGCATCAATAACTGGCTGACATGTCATAACCATTCCTGTACCGCCACCAAAAGGATAATCATCAACTTTCTTATGTTTGTCTTTTGAATAATCTCTTATATTTATAGCATTTACTTTTATAATGCCATTTTCCTGAGCCCTACCAATGATGCTTTCTCTC
This region includes:
- the trmD gene encoding tRNA (guanosine(37)-N1)-methyltransferase TrmD, whose translation is MKFDVLTLFPELFNIVMRESIIGRAQENGIIKVNAINIRDYSKDKHKKVDDYPFGGGTGMVMTCQPVIDAYNDITKDMTVKPKVIYMSPQGRVLNQKIAKELSTEEHLILLCGHYEGIDERIIEEIVDEEISIGDYVLTGGELPAMVLIDCVSRLVQGVLASENSYSEESHFNGLLEYPQYTRPADYNGKKVPDILLSGHHANIEKWRTQQSIERTKQKRPDMYEVYERTHKKNL